From the Oryzias melastigma strain HK-1 linkage group LG13, ASM292280v2, whole genome shotgun sequence genome, the window ACATAACCAGATCTGTTGGCCTTCAGAACAACATTTTACTATGAAAACACTATGTTATTGATTCAAACTTAGTTaacttcttcttcctccatatattaaatttttattgttcattgttTATTcaagacatttcaaaataaaacaagctatATCACTGACATATGCCTTTTAAGTCAAAGATTGAAACAAGAATATATAAAAGAATGACTTGTCATTAAAATTAGgtataatatttaaattaagggctgacacattttaagataatgGCTGTCAAAAGTTTGTGGATccataaatgtgtttgtgtttgttccaTTGATTATAATGTGGATGTAAATGCTGTATATGTGGTAAGTCCCTGGCAATCAAacctattttaaagtttgattcatTGGGTTCTCCTTACCGCTCTTTCATACAAAGCTCAGTGACTTCCAGAGGTTCTTTGCAGGCATCCAGGGCCTTGGTCACTCTGCTCTGCAAAACCACCAGGTCATCAATCTCCAGGATCATTTCTTCCAGCTTTAACTCCAGCTCCTTCTTCAGGAACTGGATCCCTCTGAGCTTCTGGTCTGAGCAGCAGATACAGAATATCACGTGATCCATCCGCCTCACAGGGCAGACAGTCTGACTGTTGTTTCCTGACTCACCAAACTGTTGGTTCTCATCCTCTTGCATGCGTTTGCAGATCTGTTTGGTCTCTTTGATCAGCTCCTTGCATTCTGCTCTAAAACGTTCGGACTGGTGCAGAGTTCCAGCAACATTTACTGGGCTAAAACCTTCACGGGTCTGGAGAGTTTGGTCCATGATGGAAACAGCTCTCTGCTCGCTGTCATTCAGGCAGGAAGGAATGATTTATGACACCTCGTAAATGACAAAACTCTCTTCTTCTTTgtgtaaaataatttcagtttctTCTCAGAGTCCAACTACTTCtttcaaatgttcttaaaaaaaatcttcctcaATTTTTAAgatgctaaactttttttccaaagaaataagatagaagaaaataaatgaaggaGCACAAATGATTAAACTTTTTAGACTAagtttatttgcttattttcaaCAGCATTAAGTTTTGGTCTCATTATAATGGAATCTGGGAAGAAAGTGAAAAGGTGAAGATGAAGAATGTGTcagaatgaaaatgaaaaaagcccaaagGCTTCCTGCAGGGCAGCTCAGAAAACAAAGAGAGAATCATTTATCCTCATTGAATCAGGAATTTGAGTTTGACATTCaatctgaaaatacaaaatatttctaATGAAGTTTTATGACACATGAgcaaactaaagaaataaattagcatttagcataaaaagcaaaacaccaTAAAGacataaagttgtaaatgttaaACATTGGTTAAGATAaacaaaactcttttaaagtATTAAGATAGTTTCTGTTTGATGTTATCTTAACAAAAACACGTTTAAAGCTGGTTTGAATCACATATAAACCGGAACATACTTCACTCCTCGCAGCATCAGCTTGAGCAACAAACCGTTACCATGGTTACATCCGGTCTGCACGCGGCTTCCGCTCAGGGCGTTTTCGTAACGATTTGACCCAAAACACGAATAAACAATGTTGACAAGTAAGGGTTAcctagtttttatatttaaaaatatatatatattttaagtcaTTCATTTGTGCAGAGACAAAAGCCTTAAAACTCatttaaccaaagaaaaaataacaacgCAAAAACGAGACTTGTGGGATTGTTGTCATCCTCGGGCACCACataatttgtcttaaaaaaaaaaaaaagaaaaaaaaaaagaacctggcagaaattttatttttataaaatggtctgggtgaatactacattctgattggctgcagggtgtccaTTGAAAAGTGAAGATGTAcacactcacaaaaaaaaagaaaaagaagttaagGCCAAAGTTCTGTATTGCGCTGGCCTAACAAGACCAGCTGATGACACAAACTTCTTTAGATGTCTGTCTTGTTTGTATTTCTCGACACAGAGGATTACATGTCTATgaataatattataataaatgaaggaaataaattattaatccACATTTAAAGGTCAGAGTTAATGGTGGATATCTTCAATCAAAGAGTTCTAGGAATCTACTTGTGGActtcatttaaaacttttgcttcatcatttggtcaaaaacaatATCAAGAGGTGAACTAGTCCTCTGAAATATTACTTTGGATCACTTTACATGAGGTTTAGCATACCacgtattatatatatatattatatttatataatatatatttatatttgagcttttatcCTTGTTTAGTGACCTTGAGTTCCATGAAAGGCgcctgataaataaaatgtattattattattattattaccacCTAGTCTGCTGGTTAGTCCTCATACACACCAGTTGCAACAGAACAAGAGGCAGGTTACACCTCACACCAGGTATCAAATAGTctagaaaaactatttaaaataacaagattaaagtactgataattgatttaatattcaGTTCTTTCCCAAGTGACTATGTGAGATAATGCCTTTCTACATGTCCATTATCAGACATTAAGTCTATTAATTTGTAATAAAGGACACTTCAAAGGGTGTCATCACCAAAAGATCCACTGATGTGTAGAGAAAAACTGCACAAATGCTACAGCAtgagaataaatcatttttaatgacatGTATAGAAATTTAAGCAGCATATTAAAGCTTCCATCACAGTCTACATAGATAAAGCAACAATCATGTCAAAGGCACTTGCTAAATCCAGAGGagagtaaaacaaaatatcaacatttctCAGGGAacatctataaataaataaaaaggttaaaggCTGTGACATTTATAAGTCAACTGTGATGTCAGAGGCTTGAAAAGGGAaagattcaaatgtttttttttatataaagtagCAGTAAGGAGAAAACTCAGAAAACATGAGTTTCCAGAAATCTGCGTTAAAACAGTTAATTACTGTGACGTTTTCTCATTCAGAGACActgaagaacaataaaatcctGGAGTTCTACAGAACGTCcccaataaaaatcatttttaaccaaaataacatttatgcTCACTGCTTCCTTCTGCTTAGGGGTCAAGCAGAAGGTAGACAGGAAGTCCTCTTCAAAATAAGAGGAGGTCCAGACTGAAGCAGTTTTCCATCTGTTCACTTTTCAGAGACCGAACTCTTCCATCAGCACTGGACTGTCGTCCTGACATCATTGGGTTTGTCATTAAAGCTTCTTAAAAATTTCTaactaaaatcaacatttatttttttttcctaaaaggtttaaactttgtgtTAAGCTGTCTGCTGGAAGAACCCCCAAAACAGGAAGAGATTAAACACATTTCCTGCATCAgactgcttttactttgaaagggtCATGTACAGCAGTGGACTGGCGGGGATAGCCTGCATGCTGCATGCGCTGTTCAGAAAATCTGCATTCTCTATTGCAAAAAGGCCGCATGGTTTTAAATGGATCAAACATGGCTGATGAGTGTGGTCAGTTTTAACCGTTcccttttatttctgtttttctgcgaCGGTTGACTAAAGAGGATCCGATCTTAGGGGACGAAGGGGAATGCGATGTTTATCAGTGACATGTTATTTCAAGAACCTTCTTCTAAGCTGTTGctaagaacaaaaacatacacTCTCAATAAATTATAGACAGTACAGTAACTTGATTCTTCACAGGGGAGACCAGAGAcaacatgaatgtcctgaatgaaGGTCAGAGGAGCCATCCTGAGAAGAGGAGGTTTCTTCAGGTCCAATGAAACCTTTCTGGATACGTCAGTCTGAGTAACTGAATACTTGGAATGACTCGTGAATCCAGTCACAGATTTGTGATCAGGCTCAAAGATCTTTGTCCATCGTGATTTGGTCGAGCTCGTTGATCCTGTCGGGCAGCAGACCTTCCTCGGTGGCCACCCAGGACTCCCGGACCTGGAGGAGAGCAGCACTGGAGCAGACCTGCAGCTTTTCCAGAGGACGGAcctccataaatgtttacagctAACTGACCTTGAATGGTTCGCTCACTCCGATGATGCACTGCAGGATGCTGCTGAAGTAACACAACACGCAGTCCCCCCCTCTCACGGGGATCTCCTCTTTACTGATGAAAACCTGTAAGAACAAACACGTGAACGTCCCGCAGAAATGACTGACCTGGAGTCCCGTCTCCGGACAGATACCTGCATCACTTCCTGGTTGAAGGCCACCTCGTTGTCTTTGACCCACGTGTAGGTGATGTAGTCTGACAGGCTGCTGAACCCAACCTGGAACCCACAAAGACCTCATGAATCTGCTCCTGCAAAGGCGTCTTCAACAGTCGCCGATGGTCGACTCACTTTATACAGTCCGATCCAGTCCCAGCTGCTGGAGCGGAACGGCTGCAGGGGGCTGTACAGGATCATGGCGTCGATGTCCGCGCTCCAGTCGCCTTCTGGCTGCAGACGCACCAGAGGGGCCTCGAACTTCTTCTTCAGCTAGAAATGagaatcaaaaaatattttactttttttttcttttcaggtgACGGATCAGTTTATgccaaacaatattttcatggaccgGCCTATGAGGGGTTAAAGAGGGAACNNNNNNNNNNNNNNNNNNNNNNNNNNNNNNNNNNNNNNNNNNNNNNNNNNNNNNNNNNNNNNNNNNNNNNNNNNNNNNNNNNNNNNNNNNNNNNNNNNNNNNNNNNNNNNNNNNNNNNNNNNNNNNNNNNNNNNNNNNNNNNNNNNNNNNNNNNNNNNGAcaccaacttcagcctcgtcttacaagaaaactgttattttctaaatatactaaaaataataatgaataataataataaatccacTGTTTGAACAACTTTGTTAGCAGCATCCACAAATAACTTTTCTAACTTGGGGATTTAAATTTAGCAGTCGGAGCAGCAGTTGGAAGGAAGCAACTTGCGACAAGAGTTAGTTGGATATGGTGGTGAGAgtccagtagttttccaaaataaaacttccttcagaatcagataataaataaaaaggaaaaaaaagtctgcagccCAATTGAACTATGATGAGTTAGAGTTACTTTCTGAGAATAAATCCGACTTTAGGCTTTCACTTACTGAAAATTTGAGAAATTTCAAACAATTTATAAATCATAAACAGATGTCACGTTTTAAAGAGGCGGAGCTTCTCACCTCCACAGAGAAGACGCCGAGGACGGGCTTGTGATCGCTGATGCTGAACTCCATGCTGCTGGTGTACAGTTCCTGTCTGACCTTCAGAGGGAACTCTTCATCCTCGTCAAGCGGTCGGATCTTTTTAACATCTGGTCCAGAACCGTCTTCTTCCTGCTcgtcagggggcggggctttagGTCGGATCCTCCACAGAATCCTGTCGGTCCAGGCTGGTTTTCTCTTCTTACCACTACAGGGTTTATTCAGCGGAAGAAAAATGAGTCAGTCTGAGCTTTAAAACCTGGAGAAGCTCCAATCAACCAAAGATCTCAAGGAGGTCCAGCTGaatgttcagttttttctgACATGGAGGTAAGAAGCTCTGCAGAACATGTGAGGACAAAAGgcatttgaatttaaatgtctCACAGAGTCATGTGGCTTTCAATCAAGCATGTTAATGAAGCTTTATCCAGGTCTGACAGCATTAGGATGGGGGGGGTTAAACACCATAATCCATGACAGCACAGAGGTTATCTTTGGGGGGAGGTTTAGTGTTTGCTCACAGCAACCAAACATAAATATGCACAGAAACGTCTTACTTAAAGCCAAACCATGTTTGGTAGAACCTGAGAAGAAGAAGCAGGTGAAGAATAAACCAAACATCTCAAAACATGATTTGGTCGATCATCTCTGCTGCAATGATGCGTCTTGGAAATATTAATTTGGCTTTAAATTTCGCTGGTTTGGACTTATGCGTCCTCCACCCCACAGAGATCTGACCACCGCTCAGCATCGATGAAGTTCTAACCTGCTGTCGTAGGAGTCAGAGTTCAGGTCAAACTTGTAGGTGGGCGGGAAGTCCAGCTGCCCCTCCTCAAACTCCTGCAGCAGCGCCTCCTTTTTCTTCATCATATTTAACTGAAAGGACACAGTTCAGATTCATTCAGAGTTTCTGAAGGTGAGTCATCAACAAAGTAAACATCAGAGAATCCTTCAAGACTCTGATCTGTGAGGCTTTAATGTCAGTcagaatgtttatttaaaaaatgaaattcaggtcatcaaatcaaactgatccaaatcaataaacattttttttaattaacttgtatatatttttttacagaccaCTGAACTTTTCcatcattaaaatatgaatttttacataaaaactgacaaaagttCTCAGTTTGACCAATTCATATAAAcagcattttgaaaaagatcttattACTAAAACAATATCTATTCCAAAAGCAaaatttttaggaatttttattgatttggtcAAATTGGAAATGCAGTGaacttaaaaatcaaaaccaaTTCCAATTTCTACTTAAAAACCATGAAGCAAACTTGAAgcaaaaactcaattaaaaagtaaaatcttaaagatgttttaaagcagcttgacagagaaatgaacagcagaaaaacatttttcactaaaCCTCATCCTGACAGCAGCACTGATGAGTGTACTCTGATATTCACAAACTGTTCCCGAAAATTTGAGTACGAGTATTTGTGAAGTCCAAGACTGCTGATAtgcaatctttaaaaaacatattaaagtatggtaaaaatacacttcagcCAATCTAATTTTTGATCTAAAattgcagaataatgttggattttgaaTATATAAACTAAAACCAAATGTTAAACTTGTCACTGGTAGTGAAGAAATCTTCACAATTGAGTGTCGGTGAAGGTTTTCATTTTCAAGTATTTTGCtggataaaaaagtgaaaccgaagttttaccaaaataagttctgaatatatgatttttctttaaatatagtcaacaatttgaataaaaaaatctaatgaatATGAAATAAGgaatatcataaaaaatcttaattatgATGTCATAGGACAGTAAAATGTTCACCTACAGTCTTgggaggtttttttatgtttccactAAAGATGAGTTTATAAAACATGTCTGTTAGAAACACTGTTGTCTCCTTAGATGAAAAGACAGTGTTTtctagttgttttatttatttaggtgtTGCTGTGGCTTCATTTTCTATCTTCTTGTCATCTTTCTGCTGGAACTGTAGTCGGTTGAACTTTgagaatggagaaaaaaatgaagaatatcTAAtagttttgctgttaaaaatgatgcaaagcAACAAAGATGTCTATGTTTACTGCTGAGgttaaccaggaagttgacATGAAAACTGTATGGTGTGACATTgtttaaagtgataaatattaatcatttctttctaattctttgtgtttttatcagttgttTGTTGactctgatctcctgttctaaataaagatataaatgatggtgaataaataaatattagtttaattttcataaatatagcagtcattcaaagattttaaatggTGAGAATCGTGGTTTGATTTGTGATTCGAATCATCTCCCAAACAGGAGAAAGTTCTCCTCAGATGATCAGCATAGACAGTTTCAGTTGTTGTACATCAAGGTGTTGACACCAACAGGAAGTTGAGGGCAGAGGTCAACAAAAGTAAAGTTACTGATGGAAAACGAAATGCTCCAGCTGTGTTTACATTAAAGCCTCAACCTTTTTTGGTTCTGCTAACATGTGGAGGTTCAGAGCACAGGACTTGGAGAGCTCAGAAGAAGACAACATCTGTGTTAGAGGGAGAGGACCCTCAGATCCAGATGGGTCTGCAGAGACCATGGAACAGCAGTTTCATACTTTAGCTTCCTATCGAGGCATGAACTGCTCTCCAGGTTTGTACTGCAGAACCTTGAGAGTCAAAAGTCAAACCTGGTCGTTGCTCCATAGCAGATTGTAGGTCTTATTGGTGAGACAGGAGCGGATGAAGTGCATGCCATGGTCTTGGATTCGGAAGTTGAGGTCTCCAAACCAGAACACCAGTCTGGATAAGGTAGAAGAGGAAAACGTCAGTTCATCTCATTTCAAGGGATCTGGTGAAGGTCCAACCTTTAACATCTGCTGCATCTTTGATTGTTTTCCTCACCTGTGGTCAACTATTTTTGAAGCCTTATTACAATCAAACATCTGAGTCTCCACGATGCTCTCGAACTCGCCCACTCTGTGCGTGGCGTATTTGATGTGAGGCGTCAAATGGCAGTTGAGGAAGCAGAGCGTGTGACCGTAGAAAGAGAAGCGAATGGACACGCCCCCTTTGTTACCCTGAggatcaaacaggaagtcagagtAAACCTGTTGATCAGCTCGTCATGTTTCTTTGAACACATCAGAAGAGAAATATCTACAGAAAAActtcttcaaacttttttttcagatgtttttcattcttaaaaaaattcttagCATGTGTGGAGAAACTAACAGTCATCCTACTGTGAAAATTCATTACATTCACTAACAGAGGGTACAGTCCTCATGTTTAACACGTGTGCATCTTCTCTGAACTTCCTGCTGATCTTAAAGCCTCATTATACTTTCTGATACATTCCTTTGAAATAATGACGTGGAGCAGTTTGGCAGAATATTGatgaacaattttacaaaagcaaaaattagaaatttaaattattgtaaaaaaaaaagaacaaagacgCTAATAGTAGACATCACGTGTCTGGTTTCCTGGTAACTTATTGGTCTAACATGGcataagaggaaaaaacaaatagtttgcaaaatttaaaatgaataaaatcaaaatatttactACAAAATTGGTCATCCAAGCCTCACTTCTGCTCAAATGAATagatttaaataagaaaaaaattacttttcacCAGGTATTGGGTGTGAGCaaatttttgtgagtttttttattggtgGGAGTGaaggcaaaaaaagaacaaaaatggtgaaacaATCTGGTACTTGCAGTCCAAGATTGCTGGGCGACAGAATAAATTAGAGGATCTTTTTATAGTTAAGTGAAGATTTAAATGTCATGGTTTAAACACACGTGCTTGTGTGTAAAGTGAGTTCCCACCCAGTAACCGAAGATGCCGGTGCGCGTGTACGTGGCCTGTATGTCTCTGATGAACGGGACGTGCTCCATTCTGGagaagaagagcagcagaagaCCTTGCATTCTTATGGATGACACCTGTAACAAAAGAGAACCTGGATGGATATGTTCCCGCTCACACCTGGAACGAAGCGCGCGTTCTCCACCACCCCTACCTTCACATATGAAAGCGGTGCCAAAGTGGACATGAACATGTGGCTCCACGGGTCATCGAAGATCATGTCCGACAAAAACCGAACCGGTCCAGAGTACACTTCCTGCAGTCTAAACACAAACGTTTATGTCAACCTGGCCTGATGTGAAACACAGAGCggcggggtcagaggtcacaatACCCGATGACATAGAGGTCTGCAGGTTTTGGAGAGTTCAGGTGGAGCAGCGAGGTCACATCTTGAGGAGGATCTGCTGTAGCTACATTCCACGTCACCATGTGAAGCCTGAGAGGAAAGAAGATCAGGAACAGTGGTCACTGCAGAAGCATAACACTCTTTCCCTGAAACACACCTGAGAGCAACTCAGTCATTTAAATGTGTTGGAACAGGGAAACATGTAAAACAGAGCTGCCCCACCCTGGTCCTTAAGATCTACTACCCTACTTGTTTTCTCAAGACTACAACCTTTTGTCTACCTGGTatcttcagccaatcagaacctTCCTTCAGGactaaaaagaaaggaagaaaaaaaaaagaaacaagtaggGTGGCAGATCTGATGTAAACCTttaaggcaggggtctcaaactcgcggcccgcgggccatttgcggttTGGAGGAAAATCTTTCAAAGTATTTCCAGCCTGACCTCACGCTGATCAGTTCAGGCTCTGAGGGTTCATTGTTCAGCTACTTAGCAATGTGACCTTTAAATGGCTCAAGGAGTAAAGCAAAGGAGATCAAGAAATGAGAGGACTAGATGAGACCTGATAatgaccccccaaaaaagcaaaCGATGAACAAAACAACTCATTTTTTATATCAAGAGCACTAAGAACGTTCacttaaaaactctttaaaaggGGATTTTGTCTTCATAGATCAGGAATAAGGGCTTTAACCAAAGATAAATGCTTCATGATTCAGCATTAAAGCTGCAACAACAGAAGCTCTATGGTGGAGATGGTTCGAGCAGATGATTAACCAGAAATCTTTCACCACAACATACAAGCAGCTCAGCAAAAACAACCAGGAAGCGCTCAGTTACTACCAATCAAGAAGACATTTACAGATCAGCAGACATTCAGCTCATAGAATCAGGTGAATAAAACATTAGGCCTCCAAAATTCATGCCAAGATTCAGAAGATTGATTTTCTCTCCACCTGAAGATGCTCTTTTTGGCCTTATTGGCCATCTTGGAGCAAGCAAGAAAGGCGCCGTCCAGAGTCTCCACCATTTTCTCGTGTAGCTCATTTTTGAGCTCCAGGTCATCCATGCAGGTCATCAGCTGGCTGAGCCGGTGCCGCAGCGCCAGTCTGGTCCCGGTCGACTGCGTGGCATCGGAGGAGACGGTGTCACTGCGAGAACGCCCAACAGAACCAAGGAGGCGGCTAATTTCATCCATTCTGACGCAAGATACGCAGAGCAACCAGGTGGGATGGGTCCAGTAGAAAATTCAAGTGAATCTGGAGAGCAGCGAGTCTTTCCAGAATCAAACCACCGAGCAGACGGAGAAAAGCTCAGGACTCAACTGTTGGGACCAATTAGGAAACGGGTTTGTCCACAGGTGGTCTTTGTGCATTCATACCAGCTCTAATCTTATTGCAAAATGTCTCAACAATATGCCCATTAAAATCGTagtaatgtaaaaatgtaaaaactccgGTCCGTCCCTCCGAAAGCAGCTAAGCACTGAGCTGCTCCGTCTTTGGATTAAGccgtgaaatattttttttatttttaaactccaAATCCACAGCAGGTATGCAAAGTTAAGCAACGTAATCCTCTTGAATGAAAGCCTTCATCTTTACAGATATGAGTCCTCCAGTGTGGAGGCAGGAACAACAGCAACCTTTCAGCAGAACCACTAAGGAACCAACAAATTCAGGTGAGGATTCTAAACAAAAGAATGGACCGTACCACTCCACGCCGACAAGCCTTCAGCAAGACAAACACAGAACCAAGGACAAAACACACTTCAGCttaatataaacacacacacataaacatccGAGCGTTCCTGTGACTCACAGACAACAGGAATGAGATGAACTATTAAGAAAAGAACAAGTATGTAGGTGGAAAAAGAGTTTCATAAGCTCTTCCAGTAAAAATAGCCTTCCTTGAGAAATAAGTGGGACTAAAAAAGTCCAGTTCTGTTACACAAGAGAACAAAAACCATGGTTTGCTGTATATTTAATAAGAAGTGACATAAATGGTTAATTATGTTTTCCCTAGAACACGAACCTCcaacctttaatgctaaaagatcAATTTCGtttagtttcttacagaccagaaccatcgactgtatatgagaactgaactgagtgacccTCTCCTCCCctgacattccaaacaggaagtacccaatgactccatagacttctatggggaaataagcagctattactcagtcatttcattttttagaataaccattcttctactgcaactttttttttaaatgtgtctttttttgtaccttttttttcattatattgttttaaagttcaaGGTATAAATTGACAAATCAAATGGGTAGATATAAAAAGGGTGAGCCTGCTAGCCCCCACATCCAACAAGGCCCGCTtcaagtggtgggggtgtggcctgccaaaaagctcactcctgattggtgagaatggttgccatagaaatgataaCAGCCTACCCCGACCactcactgcttactgatgtcatctggctccaacacggCAGTGTTGGTATCGTGgcaaaatggcaactgaattgacttcatttggttggagccgaaagtaaacatttttcatggatgacatcacactcactcagtccagttctcataaacagACAAGGACCAGAACCCAGCAAGAGCTGCGAAGTTCACCATttcgaaaaaataaaaaaaaaaactattatatcgattatattcatgtttttgtggccattttttttttttaatatagcttttaaatatttaattgaattgtaACAGTGTAGCAAAtacaagtttctttcaaaataaagtacatacagtgtcaaataagatcctaCAGCTACAGCAGATTCACTTCACTTAAAAAAGGCAAACCTGAAATGTCCTATTTTTATGGCTTTGGTGCTCCTTTATCCTATTTATGAACAAAGTATAAAACAACATTGGTGTAGAatccaattttcaaaataaaatctaaaatcttaTGCACTGTGACAGTAGATTAATCCTTTTAACATAATGTTGCTTGATGTGACAGATTAATTAActagaataaatacaaatgtaatgTGTATTAAAATTAAAGCCAAAAAGCCACAGTGGAAGGACAACGAGCCACTTGAAGCTCAGGAGCAACAGGCTGCAGATGCCTGCTCCAGAAGAACGTAGTTCTCACCTGAAACTCTCGAGCCGATGGCCTCCAGCGTCCTCTTGATCCTCTCTCTCCGCCGTCATCCCTGCACCTGACAGGAGCACACTCATGCTAGCACACGCTCACCTCAGCCTGACAGGTAGCTTTACTGCAGCGGACTTCTACAACTGTGTTAGCGTTATCTGGAGGTGTTTACTGACGGCAGATTCATGGAGATGAAAAATACTTTCCTTAACAGTTCCTGAAGTTAATAATGTGGTAAATGCCGCTAGCTACAGTACGAtgctaaacaaaaaataaattttattttcaaagtggaTATTTTAAGATGGAAGTATAAAACATACGTTACCTGGTATGTNNNNNNNNNNNNNNNNNNNNNNNNNNNNNNNNNNNNNNNNNNNNNNNNNNNNNNNNNNNNNNNNNNNNNNNNNNNNNNNNNNNNNNNNNNNNNNNNNNNNNNNNNNNNNNNNNNNNNNNNNNNNNNNNNNNNNNNNNNNNNNNNNNNNNNNNNNNNNNNNNNNNNNNNNNNNNNNNNNNNNNNNNNNNNNNNNNNNNNNNNNNNNNNNNNNNNNNNNNNNNNNNNNNNNNNNNNNNNNNNNNNNNNNNNNNNNNNNNNNNNNNNNNNNNNNNNNNNNNNNNNNNNNNNNNNNNNNNNNNNNNNNNNNNNNNNNNNNNNNNNNNNNNNNNNNNNNNNNNNNNNNNNNNNNNNNNNNNNNNNNNNNNNNNNNNNNNNNNNNNNNNNNNNNNNNNNNNNNNNNNNNNNNNNNNNNNNtcaataataataataaaatatttttattatctctaCGGCAGCTCCAACCACCCATAGATGCGTTTTTAGttcaaaattgcttaaaagaGAAAGTGggcatttttgtttgcatcgaaatgcaaataaactt encodes:
- the inpp5ka gene encoding inositol polyphosphate 5-phosphatase Ka, which produces MTAEREDQEDAGGHRLESFRLHMVTWNVATADPPQDVTSLLHLNSPKPADLYVIGLQEVYSGPVRFLSDMIFDDPWSHMFMSTLAPLSYVKVSSIRMQGLLLLFFSRMEHVPFIRDIQATYTRTGIFGYWGNKGGVSIRFSFYGHTLCFLNCHLTPHIKYATHRVGEFESIVETQMFDCNKASKIVDHRLVFWFGDLNFRIQDHGMHFIRSCLTNKTYNLLWSNDQLNMMKKKEALLQEFEEGQLDFPPTYKFDLNSDSYDSSGKKRKPAWTDRILWRIRPKAPPPDEQEEDGSGPDVKKIRPLDEDEEFPLKVRQELYTSSMEFSISDHKPVLGVFSVELKKKFEAPLVRLQPEGDWSADIDAMILYSPLQPFRSSSWDWIGLYKVGFSSLSDYITYTWVKDNEVAFNQEVMQVFISKEEIPVRGGDCVLCYFSSILQCIIGVSEPFKVRESWVATEEGLLPDRINELDQITMDKDL